A genome region from Vibrio tapetis subsp. tapetis includes the following:
- a CDS encoding response regulator: protein MKVLICDDSALARKSLSRCIAELEHLNIQYAEDGNEALAILVEQNIDVLFLDLTMPTMGGYEVLAALPVSNHPTKVVVVSGDVQLAAQNRCMQLGAYAFIEKPLKPDVARPLFENLNLRYHDPRSHAATSPSLDPLSKFREITNIALGRGAAILSDHFGQFIQIPIPHVGVLSCGELTMLLEDVLHREGSVAVAQRFVGGGIHGEALVCMRGEHIPKMGEQLSYKVGEYTFNEVVLNIANLLVSSYLISLSEQINVPFSLRQPSVIDYFHQEINSIGLGQYEEIFTVEYTYVAENADFECEVLFLVDPLSVGAIKRVMESF from the coding sequence ATGAAAGTACTAATTTGCGATGATTCTGCATTAGCTCGGAAGTCACTGTCTCGCTGTATCGCCGAGTTGGAACACTTAAATATACAGTATGCAGAGGATGGCAATGAAGCATTAGCCATTCTAGTAGAGCAAAATATCGACGTGCTTTTTTTAGACCTAACCATGCCAACGATGGGCGGCTATGAGGTTTTGGCTGCACTTCCTGTCTCGAACCATCCCACCAAAGTCGTTGTGGTCTCTGGTGATGTACAACTGGCCGCTCAAAATAGATGCATGCAGTTAGGAGCTTATGCGTTTATTGAAAAACCCCTCAAGCCTGACGTTGCTCGTCCATTATTTGAAAACCTGAACCTTAGATACCACGATCCACGTAGTCATGCTGCTACTTCACCATCACTCGATCCACTGTCTAAGTTTCGTGAGATCACAAACATCGCATTAGGTCGTGGCGCGGCAATTTTGTCTGATCATTTTGGCCAATTTATTCAAATTCCGATCCCTCATGTTGGCGTTTTAAGTTGTGGTGAACTCACTATGCTGCTTGAAGATGTGTTGCACCGCGAAGGCTCTGTGGCCGTCGCACAACGGTTTGTTGGCGGTGGTATTCACGGTGAGGCGTTGGTGTGTATGCGTGGCGAGCACATTCCTAAAATGGGGGAGCAGCTCAGTTATAAAGTCGGAGAATACACCTTTAACGAGGTGGTACTTAACATCGCAAATCTATTGGTTTCTTCTTACTTAATTTCGTTAAGTGAGCAGATCAATGTTCCATTTTCGCTCAGACAGCCATCAGTCATCGACTATTTTCACCAAGAGATCAATTCAATAGGGCTAGGGCAATACGAAGAGATTTTTACGGTTGAATATACCTATGTCGCTGAAAACGCAGATTTTGAGTGTGAGGTATTGTTCTTAGTCGATCCTCTCTCTGTTGGTGCAATAAAGCGTGTAATGGAGAGTTTTTAA
- a CDS encoding DUF3802 family protein: MVVETDGYLALIEHLTMNLDIFARAEGDTGDESIEDVATDLIVTNIMSLFEQNPELHSSVRFQLLKEADSVAEDLGEVLAGAWMKKATNEQIMFLDEYIALVKNLFDSAVATYD, encoded by the coding sequence GTGGTAGTAGAAACCGATGGCTATCTGGCTCTTATTGAGCATCTTACAATGAATTTAGATATTTTTGCTCGTGCAGAAGGCGATACTGGTGACGAGAGTATTGAAGATGTTGCGACCGACTTGATCGTAACGAATATCATGTCTTTATTTGAGCAAAATCCAGAGCTTCATTCAAGCGTGAGATTTCAGTTACTAAAAGAAGCCGATTCTGTAGCAGAAGACTTGGGAGAAGTACTCGCCGGTGCGTGGATGAAAAAAGCGACCAACGAGCAAATTATGTTTTTAGATGAGTACATTGCACTGGTTAAAAACTTATTTGATTCTGCCGTAGCAACGTACGATTAA
- a CDS encoding diguanylate cyclase: MTQVNAEIAEFHMALQIMDNMDTGLVVLDLDFNVCTWNSFMRSYSGIEAEFIIGKSVFDFFPDLPCHWLKAKMNATQKLKMRGFSSWEDREYLFKFNNFSPVSNGASVMYQNIVFMPLQSLDGEVTHICLMIHDVSDIAKKKLHLRESNQKLSHLSRTDGLTGLYNRAHWELCLSEQFSQCETLSSTATLVIFDIDFFKKVNDTYGHSAGDGVIRNTAYLLKKTARQGDSCGRYGGEEFTALLPNTSSEQALFFAERLRLRIEQSLVDTDGEQITYTISLGICEYKPTMRNYLQWLESADKALYSSKQNGRNRSTIFEESDE, translated from the coding sequence ATGACCCAAGTTAATGCTGAAATCGCCGAGTTTCATATGGCGCTACAAATAATGGATAACATGGACACCGGGTTGGTTGTTCTAGATCTTGATTTCAATGTCTGTACATGGAACAGCTTTATGCGTTCGTACAGCGGTATTGAAGCCGAGTTTATCATTGGAAAAAGTGTGTTTGATTTTTTCCCCGACTTACCCTGTCATTGGTTAAAAGCCAAAATGAATGCGACTCAGAAATTAAAAATGAGAGGGTTCTCATCGTGGGAAGATAGAGAGTATCTTTTCAAGTTTAATAATTTTTCTCCGGTATCAAATGGCGCATCAGTGATGTATCAAAACATTGTATTTATGCCGTTGCAGTCGCTGGATGGCGAAGTTACTCATATATGCCTAATGATTCACGATGTCTCTGATATTGCTAAGAAAAAACTTCATTTACGTGAATCTAATCAGAAGCTCAGTCATTTAAGCCGAACAGACGGCCTAACGGGGCTTTACAATAGAGCTCACTGGGAACTATGTTTGAGTGAACAATTCAGCCAATGTGAGACGTTATCTTCAACGGCGACCTTAGTGATTTTTGATATCGATTTCTTTAAAAAGGTGAACGATACTTATGGTCACAGCGCCGGTGATGGTGTCATTAGAAATACAGCTTATCTATTAAAGAAGACCGCTAGGCAAGGGGACAGCTGTGGTCGTTATGGCGGTGAAGAATTTACCGCATTACTCCCTAACACTTCGTCTGAACAGGCGCTGTTTTTTGCCGAACGATTAAGGCTCCGAATAGAACAATCTCTTGTTGATACCGACGGTGAACAAATTACTTACACGATTAGCTTAGGGATCTGTGAATACAAGCCAACGATGCGAAATTACCTTCAATGGCTAGAATCTGCAGACAAAGCGTTATACTCATCGAAACAAAATGGAAGAAATCGGTCTACAATCTTCGAAGAAAGTGATGAGTAG
- a CDS encoding C40 family peptidase, protein MNNQLFTTISIIGVIWFLNGCSNTPENSSYANSTGSFPTVQTDHAMKKIYNEWNGVPYRWGGTNKSGIDCSAFTQIVMLEYSQTNLPRTTHQQVNVGSKVAYSKAKVGDLVFFKVSRKQNHVGVYIGGNEFMHASTSKGVIISRLDNPYWADAFWHFRRVN, encoded by the coding sequence ATGAATAATCAGCTATTTACAACAATATCAATAATAGGCGTTATTTGGTTCTTAAACGGCTGTTCAAACACACCTGAAAATAGCTCGTATGCTAATAGCACAGGCTCATTCCCTACAGTGCAAACAGATCATGCGATGAAAAAAATCTACAACGAATGGAATGGGGTGCCTTATCGCTGGGGGGGAACAAACAAATCAGGGATAGATTGCAGTGCGTTTACCCAAATTGTCATGTTGGAATATAGCCAAACAAACTTGCCAAGAACGACACATCAACAAGTGAATGTGGGCAGTAAAGTAGCCTATAGCAAAGCAAAAGTAGGTGATTTAGTATTCTTTAAAGTGAGCCGCAAACAAAACCACGTTGGCGTCTATATTGGGGGCAATGAATTTATGCACGCATCTACATCAAAAGGAGTCATCATTTCAAGATTAGATAACCCCTATTGGGCGGATGCATTTTGGCACTTTCGAAGAGTCAATTAG